The window AAACCACGGCCCCTGGGAAAGGTCAGATGGTGGTTCTTTCCAAGGGCGTGGCTTCGGCAGGGAGTGCGGTGGCATTGGTTTGGCCACATTGCTGGAGACTAACAATGGACGTCCCCAGAAGCAAGGGGGTGGCTCTGGCTTGGGGGCCCCCAGCACATTGATAATCAGCACTGGCAATGGTCCGGGCCTCCGCCAAGCTGATGGATCTTGCCATGAAGTTGGCAGTGGCTTTGGCGGAGGTCTCCCCATTGGGGTCAGGGTTTTCTTCCCAGTTGACGAGATCTGGGGAAGAACCGTCTCCCTGGACAGGCCAGAGAAATGGTTCTCCCCCAGTAGCAAGAAGCCCTGCCCAGCCTCCCCAAGGTCCAGAGTCAGGTTGCTCCTGGGGATGGGTTGCGATCTTCTGGCAGCGTCCACCGTTGCCTCCAGCGTCCTCCTGGGGTTTCTCCCCTCTTCCAGGTGGGGAAGGCTTTCACCCCAGAAGTCACACCCCTGCCTGGTGCATTGGCCAGATGAAGACCAGCTTTGGGGATCTTTCCTAGGAGGGCTGGTGGTCTGCCCTCCTGTGGCGGCTTCCCCTCACTGCTGCCTTCTGCCCGGGACTGCCTCTTTGGTGTTTTGGGATGCTTCACCCTTTTCTTTGATGGTTCAGCTGGGCCACCAAAGAAAAGGGTGGTTCCCTCAGAAGCAGCCCCATGCGCTGGCAGCAGGGGAGACAGCAGCAACTTCTGGGCCACCAAATGGCTGCTGGAGCTGATGGGCCTCCTCACACAAGTTCTCTCGTCATCTGCCCCTAGAAGGAAAGAATGAAagaatggtttgttttgtttttgtttttttctttatttcatacatttatataccaccacaaTTCAAAACTCTA of the Hemicordylus capensis ecotype Gifberg chromosome 3, rHemCap1.1.pri, whole genome shotgun sequence genome contains:
- the LOC128351874 gene encoding uncharacterized protein LOC128351874 isoform X2, giving the protein MTRYIIGQGAHLPLASQRAFPHVRQWPKWRPLTFMEAQRGQKGYIDPAVAVMREAGGGRRNPHRCPRGYNKPLEGATGADDERTCVRRPISSSSHLVAQKLLLSPLLPAHGAASEGTTLFFGGPAEPSKKRVKHPKTPKRQSRAEGSSEGKPPQEGRPPALLGKIPKAGLHLANAPGRGVTSGVKAFPTWKRGETPGGRWRQRWTLPEDRNPSPGAT